The genomic stretch GCCTCGTGCATAGGAAGGGGCCCTTCCTAACACTTCGGTCAGGTCGCCAGCGAGGCGAAGACGATCACGTTGTCCGGGTAATCGCCCCTGGCCTCGTCGAACGTGCCGCCGCAGGTGATCACGCGCAGTCCGGGCCGGTCGGACGGGCCGTACACCTGCTCGGTGGGGAAGGCGTTCTTGGGGTGGGCGGCCACCGAGTCCACCCGGAAGTCGACGGACCCGCCGTCCGCCCGGCTGACCGTGATGACGTCGCCGGGTTGCAGCGCGCCGAGGGAGAAGAAGACGGCCGCGCCGATCGCGGCGGAGTCCACGTGCCCGACGATCACCGAGTTGCCCACCTCGCCCGGGCTGGGACCCGGCTCGTACCAGCCGGCGCGCATCGCCTGGTCCAGCGGGGGGACCTCCACGGTGCCGTCGGGGTTGGTGCCGAGCGTCATGATCTTCGCGTTGACGCCGATGCGGGGAATCGTGATCGTGGTCGGGGTGGACCGGGGTAGCCCGGTCGCCGGGCCGGCTGCGCCGGACTCACCGCCGTCGAGGTCCGCGTCGTCCAGCGGCGTGGACGCGGCGCGCTCGGGGGCGCCCGGACCGGCCTGCGCCCGGGGCTGCGGTGGGCGTACCGGCTCGGTGGACCGCATCGACGCGCCGATCAGCCCGAAACCCGCCATGGCCAGCAGTACGACGACGGCGGCGCCGACGGCGCGCCACGGAGAACCGTGACGGCCGCCGGCCCGTCTCGCCGTCGTGTCAGACCGCGAACTCATCGGCCCGGCGCCGACGCATCAGCACGAGGCCGCCGAGGGTCGCCGCGCCGACCATGCCCGCTCCGGCGGTGGCCAGGCCACCCTTGGTGCCGGTGGCGATCCCACCGTCACCGCCGTCGACCCCGCCGTGCGGCAGGACCACCAGCTCACCCACGCCGCAGGAGCCCTTCAGCTCGTACGTGCCAGGCTTGGCGTCCTTGGCGACCCGGGCTTCGCCGTAGTAGACGAAGTCCTTCTCGTGCTCCCAGCGATCGCCCGAGTCGTCCTTGCCGTGCTTGTCCGACTCGTCCTTGCGGCGCTCACCGGACCACTCGTGCTCGCCCTCGCTCGACCAGTCCCGCTTGTCCTCGCCCTTCTCGTCCCGGTTCTTCCAGTCGTGCTCGGACTTCGCGTCGCGCTCCTCCTCGGCGGACGGGGCCTTGCGGTCCTGCGCGCCCTCCGCTTCCTGGCCGTGCTCCTCGGCCTTCCAGCCGCGGTCCTTGTCACCCGCGTCGGTCTCGTCGGCCGCACCGCCACCGGTGCCCTTCGACTCCGGCGCCGACTCGGCCTCGCC from Micromonospora craniellae encodes the following:
- a CDS encoding class F sortase, which codes for MSSRSDTTARRAGGRHGSPWRAVGAAVVVLLAMAGFGLIGASMRSTEPVRPPQPRAQAGPGAPERAASTPLDDADLDGGESGAAGPATGLPRSTPTTITIPRIGVNAKIMTLGTNPDGTVEVPPLDQAMRAGWYEPGPSPGEVGNSVIVGHVDSAAIGAAVFFSLGALQPGDVITVSRADGGSVDFRVDSVAAHPKNAFPTEQVYGPSDRPGLRVITCGGTFDEARGDYPDNVIVFASLAT